One window of the Bremerella alba genome contains the following:
- a CDS encoding FHA domain-containing protein, whose product MGSKKVWIVGARDTCDIVIDEATVSGEHCRLEFEDGRVFIEDLKSTNGTFINGERIYKKKQIHPDSLVTLGRNVTMPMPSQLSGPKPPPEPPKKSASATDGEEAFPAHLMIAGGVGATVLLLIILFAIMAWSGSSNGSQAVANNPDEVGLVDPSPGESDPTSNDPTPEPPKTIPSKPTPEPASQATAPQHSPEDAVYVLAVADPNLEQQYRIGTALAIGPNTILTTGTAKTISELAKQKLPELLLLGPKKFTVTQFVPHPTYVLAMEKGDVAEAKFHNIFSQVDMNDISSDLKKTLEEAYRHFMVIAEKPHHYDVAIIHVQEELPYWLPLAKTATLPPLSKLTLVGHGFDRVAPYIPPNSEIPLDQKTTRIQSSVGEAGAEDNARMLIAKFDSLTPEAHRETNWNGSALLNSQGELVAIYSRLSPEMTLGSPPSGQTFDATVIADVMPFIRRFSKN is encoded by the coding sequence ATGGGATCGAAGAAGGTCTGGATTGTTGGTGCTCGTGATACATGCGATATTGTCATCGATGAGGCGACGGTGTCAGGCGAACATTGCCGCCTTGAATTCGAGGACGGTCGGGTATTTATCGAGGACCTTAAGTCCACCAACGGCACATTTATCAACGGGGAACGGATCTACAAGAAAAAGCAAATCCATCCTGACTCGCTGGTGACGCTAGGGCGCAACGTGACGATGCCTATGCCGTCACAACTTTCCGGTCCGAAGCCGCCACCAGAACCACCCAAGAAGAGTGCTTCGGCAACCGATGGCGAGGAAGCGTTCCCTGCCCATTTGATGATTGCCGGTGGGGTGGGTGCCACCGTACTTCTGTTAATTATTCTTTTTGCCATCATGGCCTGGAGTGGTAGTTCTAACGGAAGCCAAGCGGTCGCGAACAATCCAGATGAAGTCGGTCTGGTCGACCCAAGCCCTGGCGAGAGCGATCCCACCAGCAACGATCCCACTCCTGAGCCTCCGAAAACAATCCCCTCCAAACCAACACCTGAGCCTGCGTCTCAAGCAACCGCTCCGCAGCATTCACCGGAAGACGCCGTTTATGTGCTGGCGGTCGCGGATCCGAACTTGGAGCAACAGTATCGTATCGGAACCGCCCTGGCGATTGGTCCTAATACGATTCTCACGACAGGGACAGCCAAAACGATATCCGAACTGGCCAAGCAAAAGTTGCCTGAACTATTATTGCTGGGTCCGAAGAAATTTACGGTCACGCAGTTTGTCCCTCATCCCACCTATGTCTTGGCTATGGAAAAAGGGGATGTAGCGGAGGCCAAGTTTCATAACATTTTCTCACAGGTCGACATGAACGACATCAGTTCCGACCTGAAGAAAACACTTGAAGAAGCCTATCGTCACTTCATGGTGATTGCTGAAAAGCCGCACCACTATGACGTGGCCATCATTCACGTTCAAGAAGAGTTGCCTTACTGGCTTCCTTTGGCCAAGACCGCAACGCTGCCACCACTTTCCAAGCTGACATTGGTGGGGCATGGTTTCGATCGTGTCGCGCCGTATATCCCACCCAATAGCGAAATTCCTCTCGACCAGAAGACAACACGCATTCAAAGTTCGGTGGGCGAAGCTGGGGCGGAAGACAACGCTCGCATGTTGATTGCCAAATTTGATTCGCTCACCCCAGAAGCTCATCGCGAAACGAACTGGAATGGATCCGCTCTGCTGAATTCGCAAGGAGAACTCGTTGCCATCTATTCGCGTCTCTCGCCTGAGATGACATTGGGGTCGCCCCCCTCTGGACAGACGTTCGACGCGACCGTGATAGCTGACGTGATGCCGTTTATCCGTCGATTCTCGAAAAACTAA
- a CDS encoding MBL fold metallo-hydrolase produces MIQVGNWQIDIVSGGRFMHDGGVLFGIVPKSIWQSVQPADSQNLVPLAMNCVLARNDSHCVLIDTGHGSKLSPLDRKSHGLLPGWPLLDELARLGITPQQVDHVVLSHLHWDHCGGATSRVNGSIQPTFPSAQYVINRQEWADATSGQFERSGGYVPADYLPLEEYGQLRLVDHLEEIVPGIQVLHTGGHTLGHQAILVESEGSGLIYLGDIGPTSHHIKNLWCTSYDLDLIRTREVKKQLFDFAAQKAYSVAWNHDIDIPLSRIAKHPKRDYLVEI; encoded by the coding sequence ATGATACAAGTCGGAAATTGGCAAATCGATATCGTCTCTGGCGGACGATTCATGCACGACGGCGGCGTGCTTTTTGGCATCGTTCCCAAGTCGATCTGGCAGTCCGTTCAGCCGGCCGATTCACAAAATCTGGTCCCCCTGGCGATGAACTGCGTCCTGGCAAGAAACGATTCACATTGTGTACTCATCGATACTGGCCATGGTTCCAAGCTTTCGCCTCTAGATAGGAAATCCCACGGGCTTTTACCTGGTTGGCCTCTATTAGATGAGCTTGCCAGACTGGGAATTACTCCGCAGCAGGTCGACCATGTCGTACTCAGCCACTTGCACTGGGATCATTGCGGTGGTGCGACCTCTAGAGTCAATGGCTCTATCCAACCGACGTTCCCCTCCGCCCAATATGTCATCAACCGACAGGAATGGGCAGATGCTACTTCAGGACAATTCGAACGATCCGGGGGCTATGTGCCGGCGGACTACTTACCGCTTGAAGAATACGGTCAACTGCGTTTGGTCGATCACCTGGAGGAAATCGTTCCTGGTATCCAGGTCTTACATACCGGTGGCCATACGCTCGGGCATCAGGCCATCCTTGTCGAGTCGGAAGGAAGCGGCCTGATCTACCTGGGGGACATCGGCCCCACTTCTCATCACATCAAAAATTTGTGGTGTACATCGTACGACCTGGATTTAATCCGAACGAGAGAAGTCAAAAAGCAACTATTTGACTTCGCTGCTCAAAAAGCGTATTCGGTAGCTTGGAATCACGATATCGATATTCCTTTGAGCCGAATAGCAAAGCATCCCAAACGCGACTACCTCGTAGAAATCTAG
- a CDS encoding PepSY-associated TM helix domain-containing protein: MRSDEQMPRRRRRWYAASAKLTRWLHTYLSMISFATLLFFAATGLTLNHPTWFGADEVVIRDEDGTFPTSKLAGDVDKLSIAEELRAAHHLKGKVAEFEVSDFDCMVTFKSAGYVADVFINRETGKYTVSETSSGMIAIMNDLHKGRDSGAEWSWVIDISAVLMVLVSVTGLILLLFLKRQRGAGLVVTLVGTILLIVAWMLWVP; the protein is encoded by the coding sequence ATGAGGTCGGACGAACAGATGCCTCGCCGTCGTAGGCGATGGTATGCCGCCAGCGCGAAACTAACGCGTTGGCTGCATACTTATTTGTCCATGATCAGCTTCGCCACGCTGCTCTTTTTTGCCGCGACGGGACTTACCCTGAATCATCCGACCTGGTTTGGAGCAGACGAGGTCGTTATCCGCGATGAGGACGGCACTTTCCCAACCTCGAAGTTAGCCGGCGATGTCGACAAGCTTTCGATTGCAGAAGAACTTCGCGCAGCTCACCACTTGAAAGGCAAAGTCGCGGAGTTCGAGGTTTCGGACTTCGATTGCATGGTAACCTTTAAGAGCGCTGGCTACGTAGCAGACGTATTTATCAACCGGGAGACGGGGAAATATACCGTCAGCGAGACATCCAGCGGTATGATCGCGATCATGAACGACCTTCATAAAGGACGCGACTCGGGCGCGGAATGGTCGTGGGTAATCGATATTTCCGCAGTCCTCATGGTGCTGGTTTCCGTAACAGGTCTCATCCTGCTGTTATTTTTGAAACGCCAGCGGGGTGCTGGCTTAGTCGTCACGCTAGTAGGCACCATCCTCCTAATCGTTGCCTGGATGCTCTGGGTGCCGTAG
- a CDS encoding protein kinase domain-containing protein has translation MSRCLGLIGFGATSRELPSGGDDLIRIEVKKGPMQGRVYEFEGHDIFLFGRDEQHCHASIQEDPFVSRHHFLLEVNPPLSRLRDLGSRNGTFVNGKKHGGRVSFASLENEGKVGRASVDLTNGDVITAGKTVFQVFVEEKKAITATCVFDKFMDEDAQQSSSGGGDIRRTITELPPPSSPSAVGRQTMNELPPAMPGNAGRQTINELPQPARDSNVGRQTINEMPPPVDISQIAGRATMVEGANAPNGAFGSRIGHSENAYEPPERQPGEFPVLDGFEFKEFLGAGGLGEVYLAERTIDESLVTIKFLRSRINVNHDARDSFIKGMQVSGRLRHRNIVQSFGAGSIGNEFYVVNEHCDGGPLAKLFRQKKSNVQPKHVAVSLYLLLDGLAFAHEKGLVHRDLKPSNLLAAKRNKRWIPKISDFSLTKDFEKAGFSGMTATGTYTGSFPYMPREQLTDYKYVNPASDVFSMGASFYRIITGRYPRGDEKGSDPLALILSGEVQPLRKRYPSFHHGLADVLDTSLQTECCERFPNAREMQNALRVIMKKEGWL, from the coding sequence ATGAGCCGCTGCCTGGGCCTGATTGGGTTCGGAGCCACCAGCCGTGAACTTCCCAGCGGAGGCGATGATTTGATTCGGATTGAAGTTAAGAAGGGCCCGATGCAAGGTCGGGTCTACGAGTTTGAAGGGCACGATATTTTCCTTTTTGGGCGTGACGAACAGCACTGCCACGCTTCGATCCAGGAAGATCCGTTCGTCTCGCGTCATCATTTCTTGTTAGAGGTCAATCCGCCACTCTCTCGCCTTCGCGATTTAGGTAGCCGCAACGGAACCTTTGTTAATGGCAAGAAGCACGGCGGTCGCGTATCGTTTGCCAGCCTCGAAAACGAAGGCAAAGTCGGAAGGGCATCCGTTGACTTGACCAACGGCGACGTAATCACAGCAGGCAAGACCGTCTTCCAAGTCTTCGTAGAAGAAAAGAAAGCCATCACGGCAACTTGTGTTTTCGACAAATTTATGGACGAAGACGCGCAGCAGTCCTCATCCGGCGGTGGTGACATTCGTCGCACCATCACAGAATTGCCTCCTCCCAGTTCTCCATCAGCTGTGGGACGGCAAACGATGAATGAACTGCCGCCGGCAATGCCGGGCAACGCTGGCCGACAGACAATCAATGAATTGCCCCAACCGGCACGAGACTCAAACGTTGGTCGACAGACCATCAACGAAATGCCGCCCCCAGTCGACATCTCGCAAATCGCAGGACGAGCGACGATGGTCGAAGGTGCGAATGCCCCTAATGGAGCGTTTGGTAGTCGGATCGGTCACAGCGAAAACGCCTACGAGCCGCCCGAGCGGCAGCCTGGCGAATTTCCCGTGCTGGACGGATTCGAGTTCAAAGAGTTCTTAGGAGCCGGTGGCTTAGGTGAGGTCTATCTAGCCGAGCGTACGATCGACGAGAGCCTCGTGACCATCAAGTTTTTGCGGTCTCGCATCAACGTGAACCATGACGCTCGAGATTCGTTCATCAAAGGAATGCAAGTCAGCGGTCGACTGCGGCATCGCAATATCGTCCAATCCTTCGGGGCTGGTAGCATCGGCAACGAGTTCTACGTTGTCAACGAGCATTGTGACGGTGGTCCACTCGCCAAGCTGTTTCGCCAGAAGAAGTCTAACGTGCAACCGAAGCACGTAGCTGTGTCGCTCTATCTGCTGCTAGACGGTTTGGCTTTCGCTCATGAAAAAGGGCTCGTGCATCGCGACTTGAAGCCGTCCAATTTGCTGGCTGCCAAACGTAACAAACGTTGGATTCCCAAGATTTCCGATTTCAGTCTGACCAAGGACTTTGAAAAGGCAGGCTTTTCAGGCATGACTGCGACCGGCACTTACACCGGTAGTTTCCCTTACATGCCGCGCGAGCAGTTAACCGACTACAAGTACGTGAACCCTGCGAGTGACGTCTTTAGCATGGGCGCTAGTTTTTATCGCATCATCACGGGACGATATCCACGAGGCGATGAAAAAGGCAGCGACCCGTTGGCTTTGATCCTCAGTGGCGAGGTTCAACCACTGCGAAAACGCTACCCCAGTTTCCATCATGGTCTGGCCGATGTACTTGATACATCGCTGCAGACGGAATGCTGTGAACGTTTCCCCAATGCTCGTGAAATGCAAAATGCGCTTCGAGTGATTATGAAGAAGGAAGGATGGTTGTAG
- a CDS encoding DUF2271 domain-containing protein, whose amino-acid sequence MTIRIGNLVVLSLMAAITAPVLAEDFHFHHEHVLGTSLHLAISCEGQAKAAAIEQDVLQEIDRLSAVLSRWDNRSELMAWQAGRTSSISKELATVLRRADHWRNATFHAFDVRAEATRRLWEDAAQKGTVPSDAQRQELVAQLKTPPYVFKYDSTIQRSDNLVISLDGLAKGYILDRVCDFIQRNYPNTNDFLINIGGDLRKLGDQPLEISIENPSHASEGAEPLQMFVIAQPIAMATSGNYRRYLTIGERRVSHILDPRTCLPAALTRSATVVSTEAIDADALATSVSVLGPVEGIALIETLENTECCVVTATGEVVTSNGWPLRTLAANTRQLVVKEDSPKAEQGLFVDFTIQRPQGGRYRRPYVAMWLEDADGFPVKTEVLWLQTEQPGPRWHRDLTRWYRNDRLRKTLENSDLIETISGATRGPGNYKAHFDGTDNLGKPLPVGQYTLCLEVAREHGTYQIIRETLNWSDQPIAEKKVKGNVEVGAMSYRFVPQTDANKEAL is encoded by the coding sequence ATGACAATTCGAATAGGAAATCTTGTCGTCCTGTCGCTGATGGCCGCGATCACAGCGCCAGTCCTGGCAGAGGACTTTCACTTTCACCACGAACACGTGCTCGGCACATCATTGCATCTAGCCATTTCGTGTGAGGGTCAAGCGAAGGCCGCGGCCATCGAGCAAGACGTTCTTCAGGAAATCGATCGGCTTAGTGCGGTGCTTAGTCGCTGGGATAATCGCAGCGAACTCATGGCATGGCAAGCAGGACGAACGTCTTCCATCTCCAAGGAACTTGCGACCGTCCTCCGCCGCGCCGATCATTGGCGAAATGCAACATTCCACGCGTTCGATGTTCGCGCGGAAGCTACGAGGAGACTATGGGAGGATGCTGCTCAAAAAGGCACCGTTCCTAGCGATGCCCAGCGACAAGAACTTGTCGCGCAGCTGAAAACTCCTCCCTATGTGTTCAAATACGACTCAACGATTCAACGTAGCGACAATCTGGTCATCAGCCTGGACGGCCTCGCTAAGGGCTACATATTGGATCGTGTATGCGATTTCATTCAACGAAACTATCCAAACACAAACGATTTCCTCATTAATATCGGTGGTGATCTGCGAAAACTGGGCGACCAGCCGCTGGAGATTTCCATCGAGAATCCTAGCCATGCCTCGGAAGGTGCCGAGCCACTGCAAATGTTTGTTATCGCACAGCCGATTGCAATGGCTACCAGTGGTAATTATCGCCGATACCTGACCATCGGTGAACGTCGCGTTTCTCATATCCTAGATCCGCGGACTTGTTTGCCCGCCGCACTGACGCGTTCGGCTACCGTCGTCAGTACCGAGGCGATCGATGCCGACGCCTTGGCTACCTCGGTCAGTGTTCTCGGTCCGGTGGAAGGGATCGCTTTAATCGAGACCCTGGAAAACACTGAGTGCTGCGTTGTCACTGCCACCGGCGAAGTGGTAACCTCTAATGGATGGCCGCTTCGCACGTTGGCAGCCAACACGCGGCAGCTTGTCGTGAAAGAGGACTCGCCGAAAGCAGAGCAGGGATTGTTCGTCGATTTCACGATACAACGCCCCCAAGGCGGACGTTATCGACGCCCCTATGTCGCAATGTGGCTGGAAGACGCTGATGGCTTTCCCGTCAAAACAGAAGTCTTGTGGCTGCAGACAGAACAGCCTGGGCCCAGGTGGCATCGTGATTTAACGCGATGGTATCGAAATGATCGACTCCGTAAGACCCTCGAGAATTCGGACCTGATCGAAACCATTTCAGGGGCAACACGCGGGCCAGGTAATTACAAGGCCCATTTCGATGGTACCGACAACCTTGGCAAACCACTGCCGGTCGGCCAATATACCTTGTGCCTGGAAGTAGCTCGCGAACATGGCACTTACCAGATCATTCGTGAGACGTTGAACTGGAGTGACCAACCGATCGCTGAGAAGAAGGTAAAAGGGAACGTGGAAGTCGGAGCCATGTCGTATCGATTCGTTCCTCAGACCGATGCGAATAAAGAGGCCTTATGA
- a CDS encoding efflux RND transporter permease subunit, whose product MSQSSWHDRFGWFILIFFLAVTPIVMIGTKGAWDGIKNRVEDWLPESFEETQRLIWFYDRFGTDELLMVSWKGCTLEDPRVAQYAQAISKSDEVDGKEVVWFGDVVTGPEALQSLTSEPLELPESLAVDRLKHWLIGENGDQTCVVAVVSPEGEENRAAAIEYAYEVANQVDGLTREDLIVAGTTLDGVAIDKASKGSLAALNLGSFAVCILIMAISFRSARATIIVFVLAIFCEQLSMAIMYFSGQQMDSVLTLASNLTYVLSISSGVHLMNYYRESLAHRSAKESVGWALRSALVPCLLSAGTTAVGMLSLTVSQIRPVSNFGAYAAASILAAAVVLLIWVPAAMYKFPVDPATWQRKNDSASRLQPIWEMLSRHMGSAKWPIFGGSLVALVVSVVGVQKISTSAQLHDLFWSDAPILRDYDWLEENVGPLIPIEVVLRVDQPEEVQTDERFRMIDHVQQSIQSVEGVSATMSAVTFAPVIPPKDEKGFRAVMRRASIRKILEGRLPRFVEMNYLRLEDGDELWRISARVRASDRLNYGAFMQRLRATVDNSLQDYPSVEPIYSGSVPLIFKAQSEMLSDLIKSFGLAFVMIAIIMMILLRNVVTGLFSMIPNVLPTLLAFGTMGYLGVQVEIGSLLTASAALGIAVDDSLHFISWFNKGLKAGKTKAAATLLAYEHCGLAMIQTSLICSLGLLVFSLSPFTPVSRFAWLMCGLLLTALLCDLLILPAILLCFTKKPKPTPESSEAGLGDVRVED is encoded by the coding sequence ATGTCCCAGTCTTCGTGGCACGACCGTTTCGGTTGGTTCATCCTCATATTCTTTTTGGCCGTTACTCCCATCGTCATGATTGGGACTAAGGGCGCGTGGGATGGCATTAAAAATCGGGTCGAAGACTGGTTGCCTGAATCGTTTGAAGAAACACAACGGCTGATTTGGTTTTACGATCGATTCGGTACCGACGAATTGCTGATGGTGAGTTGGAAAGGATGCACACTCGAGGATCCTAGGGTTGCTCAATATGCCCAGGCAATCAGCAAATCGGATGAAGTCGATGGCAAGGAGGTTGTCTGGTTCGGCGACGTCGTAACTGGACCGGAAGCATTGCAGTCTTTAACTTCCGAGCCTCTAGAATTGCCGGAAAGCCTTGCTGTTGATCGACTCAAACATTGGTTGATCGGTGAAAATGGCGACCAAACCTGTGTTGTCGCCGTCGTTTCTCCCGAAGGGGAGGAAAACCGGGCCGCGGCTATCGAATATGCTTATGAAGTAGCCAATCAGGTCGATGGACTCACTCGCGAGGATCTCATTGTTGCTGGTACGACGCTCGACGGTGTGGCCATTGATAAGGCGAGCAAAGGCTCGTTGGCCGCATTGAATCTTGGTTCCTTCGCCGTATGTATCCTCATCATGGCGATTAGTTTTCGCAGTGCCAGAGCAACGATCATCGTTTTTGTGCTGGCAATTTTCTGCGAGCAACTCAGCATGGCCATTATGTATTTCAGCGGCCAGCAGATGGACTCAGTCCTCACGCTCGCATCTAACTTAACATACGTTCTGAGCATTTCCTCGGGCGTTCATCTGATGAACTACTACCGAGAGTCGCTTGCCCATCGCTCGGCGAAAGAGTCAGTCGGATGGGCATTGCGATCTGCGTTGGTTCCTTGCCTGCTTTCGGCGGGAACCACAGCCGTGGGAATGTTGTCCTTGACGGTCAGTCAAATTCGCCCAGTATCAAATTTTGGCGCTTATGCGGCTGCGTCCATTCTGGCAGCGGCCGTAGTTTTACTGATTTGGGTCCCTGCTGCGATGTACAAGTTTCCTGTCGATCCAGCGACTTGGCAGCGTAAAAATGATTCGGCTTCCCGGCTTCAACCGATCTGGGAAATGCTCTCGCGACATATGGGGTCAGCCAAGTGGCCGATTTTTGGGGGCTCGCTTGTTGCACTCGTTGTATCTGTGGTAGGTGTGCAGAAGATCTCGACCTCAGCCCAACTTCATGATTTGTTTTGGTCGGATGCTCCCATTCTGCGAGACTACGACTGGTTAGAAGAAAACGTAGGGCCACTCATTCCGATTGAAGTCGTCCTGAGAGTCGACCAGCCTGAAGAGGTTCAAACGGACGAGCGGTTCCGAATGATCGATCACGTGCAGCAAAGCATTCAAAGTGTGGAAGGGGTCTCTGCAACGATGTCCGCCGTCACGTTTGCTCCGGTCATTCCACCAAAAGATGAGAAAGGATTCCGCGCCGTGATGCGCCGCGCATCCATTCGAAAGATTTTGGAGGGACGGCTTCCGCGGTTCGTTGAGATGAATTATTTGAGGCTTGAGGATGGGGATGAGTTATGGCGAATCAGTGCTCGCGTACGCGCAAGCGATCGCCTGAATTACGGTGCGTTTATGCAGCGTCTGCGTGCTACCGTCGATAATTCTTTGCAGGACTATCCGAGTGTCGAACCCATCTACTCCGGTTCCGTGCCGCTCATATTCAAAGCCCAGAGCGAGATGCTCAGTGATCTGATCAAGAGTTTTGGTCTGGCGTTTGTAATGATCGCCATCATCATGATGATTTTGCTCCGGAATGTTGTCACTGGGCTTTTCAGCATGATTCCCAACGTGCTGCCAACACTCTTGGCATTTGGCACGATGGGCTACCTTGGAGTTCAGGTCGAAATTGGTTCTCTGTTGACAGCGAGTGCCGCTCTGGGAATCGCAGTAGATGACTCGCTGCACTTCATTAGTTGGTTTAACAAAGGACTCAAAGCTGGGAAAACTAAGGCCGCAGCTACTCTGCTCGCCTACGAGCACTGCGGACTAGCGATGATTCAGACCTCGTTGATTTGCTCGCTTGGTCTGTTGGTATTCTCCCTGAGTCCCTTCACGCCGGTTTCGCGTTTTGCGTGGCTGATGTGCGGACTGCTACTGACGGCTTTGCTTTGCGATCTGTTGATTTTGCCGGCAATCCTGCTTTGCTTCACAAAAAAGCCCAAGCCGACCCCTGAATCATCGGAAGCCGGCTTGGGAGACGTACGCGTAGAAGATTAA